A stretch of Roseibium porphyridii DNA encodes these proteins:
- the pcaF gene encoding 3-oxoadipyl-CoA thiolase: MHHVYICDFVRTPIGRFGGMLSSVRADNLGAIPIQALMERNSDTDWTEVDDVFFGCANQAGEDNRNVARMSSLLAGLPETVPGMTLNRLCGSGMDAVMTAARAIKAGEMDLAIAGGVESMSRAPFVMPKAESAYSRNAEIFDTTIGWRFVNPLMKNQYGIDSMPETAENVAEDFRISRHDQDAFALRSQQRAEAAKLSGRFAEEIVPVMIPQRKGDPILVDTDEHPRAGTTLESLSALKAPFRDGGTVTAGNASGVNDGAAALLIASEAAVAKHKLTPIARVVGGATAGVPPRIMGIGPAPATRKLCARLGLSLSEFDVIELNEAFAAQAIAVMRDLGLPEDSDVLNPNGGAIALGHPLGMSGARIIGSAALELRKRGGKLALATMCIGVGQGIALSLTSV; this comes from the coding sequence ATGCATCATGTCTATATCTGTGATTTCGTCAGGACACCGATCGGTCGGTTCGGTGGGATGCTGTCCTCAGTGCGGGCCGACAATCTTGGCGCAATCCCGATACAGGCCCTGATGGAAAGAAACTCGGATACAGACTGGACAGAAGTTGACGACGTTTTTTTCGGCTGCGCAAACCAGGCCGGCGAAGACAATCGCAATGTTGCTCGAATGTCGTCGTTGCTTGCAGGCCTGCCGGAGACAGTCCCGGGCATGACGCTGAACAGGCTCTGCGGGTCCGGCATGGACGCGGTCATGACCGCCGCACGGGCCATCAAGGCGGGCGAGATGGATCTTGCGATTGCAGGCGGTGTCGAAAGCATGTCCAGGGCACCTTTTGTGATGCCAAAGGCGGAGAGTGCCTATTCGCGAAACGCCGAAATCTTCGACACGACCATTGGCTGGCGGTTCGTCAATCCGTTGATGAAAAACCAGTACGGTATCGATTCCATGCCGGAAACGGCCGAAAACGTAGCTGAGGACTTCCGGATCTCCCGGCACGACCAGGATGCGTTTGCGCTACGGAGCCAGCAGCGAGCCGAAGCCGCCAAGTTGTCCGGCCGCTTCGCAGAGGAAATCGTTCCGGTCATGATCCCCCAGCGCAAAGGCGACCCCATCCTCGTGGACACGGACGAACATCCGCGAGCAGGAACCACGCTTGAGTCGTTGTCGGCTCTCAAAGCGCCTTTTCGTGACGGAGGTACGGTGACGGCCGGAAATGCTTCGGGTGTCAACGACGGGGCTGCGGCGCTTTTGATTGCATCAGAAGCAGCCGTTGCCAAGCACAAACTCACCCCGATTGCGCGCGTTGTCGGTGGTGCAACGGCAGGTGTCCCGCCAAGGATCATGGGGATCGGACCAGCCCCAGCCACCCGCAAACTCTGCGCCCGGCTCGGACTTTCACTGTCGGAGTTTGATGTTATCGAGCTGAATGAGGCATTTGCTGCTCAGGCAATCGCGGTGATGCGAGACCTTGGCCTTCCTGAAGACAGTGATGTATTGAACCCGAACGGCGGCGCTATTGCTCTTGGCCATCCCTTGGGCATGTCGGGCGCAAGGATCATCGGTTCAGCAGCGCTAGAGTTGCGTAAGCGGGGTGGCAAACTGGCGCTCGCCACCATGTGCATCGGCGTCGGTCAGGGAATTGCCCTTTCCCTTACCTCTGTGTGA
- a CDS encoding metal ABC transporter ATP-binding protein, with translation MTKSATSLVRLDRAGIRKGTDWLVRGVDLSVEPGEIVTLIGPNGSGKSTTAKMALGIMKPSEGSAVRNRGLTVGYVPQKLSIDWTLPLSVRRFLRLTNPLTDAECDEALEKTGAKRLINAEMRSLSGGELQRVMLARAIARAPGLLVLDEPVQGVDYVGEIAIYDLISEIRSALGCGILMISHDLHVVMAAADQVICLNGHVCCRGTPSDVSQNVNYQALFGARAGTALAVYEHHHDHVHLPDGKVQHDDGSLCSDCLGEHHEHDHGSDGAEVQLEHQNAR, from the coding sequence ATGACAAAATCAGCAACCAGTCTTGTGAGGCTAGACCGTGCGGGGATCCGGAAGGGCACTGATTGGCTGGTAAGGGGTGTTGATCTGTCTGTTGAGCCAGGCGAGATCGTGACCCTGATCGGGCCAAACGGGTCAGGCAAGTCAACGACTGCCAAAATGGCGCTTGGCATCATGAAGCCGAGCGAAGGCAGCGCAGTGCGAAACCGCGGGCTCACGGTAGGGTATGTTCCGCAGAAGCTTTCGATTGACTGGACGTTGCCATTGAGCGTTCGGCGTTTTCTGCGCCTGACGAACCCTTTAACTGACGCAGAATGCGATGAAGCTCTTGAAAAAACTGGAGCGAAACGGCTCATCAATGCAGAGATGCGCTCATTGTCAGGCGGGGAGTTGCAACGAGTTATGCTGGCTCGCGCCATCGCCCGGGCGCCCGGTCTGCTTGTTCTCGATGAACCCGTACAAGGCGTCGACTATGTCGGCGAAATTGCAATCTATGATCTGATATCCGAAATCCGAAGCGCACTGGGGTGCGGCATCTTGATGATCTCGCACGATCTCCATGTGGTCATGGCGGCGGCAGACCAGGTCATTTGTCTGAACGGGCATGTCTGTTGCCGCGGAACGCCTTCCGATGTCAGTCAGAATGTCAATTACCAGGCCCTCTTCGGGGCGCGTGCCGGAACGGCGCTGGCCGTCTACGAACATCATCATGATCACGTGCATCTGCCAGACGGCAAGGTGCAGCACGACGACGGCTCACTTTGCTCTGACTGTCTGGGTGAGCATCATGAACACGATCATGGCAGCGATGGTGCTGAAGTGCAGTTGGAGCATCAAAATGCTCGATGA
- a CDS encoding metal ABC transporter permease: MNTIMAAMVLKCSWSIKMLDDFFTRALVAGIGVALVAGPLGCFIVWRRMAYFGDTLSHAALLGVALSLLLNINTTLAVGAVSVVIATLLVLLRRNDTFSSDALLGLLSHSALALGLVCLAFMTWVRVDLLGLLFGDILAVTRIDIALIYAGGGIVLLVLALIWRQLFAATVSPDLAAGEGLRPERTELIFMILTAIVIAISLKIIGALLITALLIIPAAAARRLSTSPEQMAALAAIIGSASVVGGLYASLNYDTPSGPSIVVAAVVLFTLSLVPGGLLVRWMRTNRSGDRP; this comes from the coding sequence ATGAACACGATCATGGCAGCGATGGTGCTGAAGTGCAGTTGGAGCATCAAAATGCTCGATGATTTTTTCACAAGAGCGCTTGTGGCCGGAATAGGTGTCGCCCTTGTTGCTGGCCCGCTTGGCTGTTTCATAGTCTGGCGCCGGATGGCCTATTTTGGCGATACGCTCTCACATGCAGCTCTTCTGGGTGTGGCCCTGTCGTTGTTGCTCAATATCAACACAACACTTGCGGTGGGGGCGGTTTCTGTTGTGATCGCAACGCTCCTGGTATTATTGCGCCGAAACGACACCTTTTCATCGGACGCCCTGCTGGGTTTGCTCTCACATTCAGCCTTGGCACTCGGACTGGTTTGCCTAGCATTCATGACCTGGGTCAGGGTCGATCTGCTTGGATTGCTGTTTGGCGATATTCTGGCTGTTACACGCATCGACATTGCACTGATCTATGCAGGGGGCGGCATTGTGCTCTTGGTTCTGGCACTTATCTGGAGGCAACTATTTGCTGCGACCGTAAGCCCGGATCTTGCTGCCGGTGAGGGGCTGCGGCCCGAGCGTACGGAATTGATCTTCATGATCCTGACTGCAATCGTTATCGCTATTTCTCTCAAGATCATCGGAGCGTTGCTGATTACGGCGCTGTTGATCATTCCTGCGGCAGCAGCGCGCAGGCTCTCTACGTCGCCGGAGCAAATGGCGGCACTTGCGGCCATTATCGGAAGCGCATCGGTTGTGGGGGGGCTTTATGCCTCCCTTAATTATGACACACCTTCCGGCCCTTCGATCGTGGTGGCAGCAGTGGTCCTGTTTACACTAAGCCTTGTTCCTGGCGGGCTTCTTGTTAGGTGGATGAGAACAAATAGAAGTGGAGACCGGCCGTGA
- a CDS encoding tetratricopeptide repeat protein has protein sequence MSDIFREVDEDIRQEKYRRLWDRFGPWVIGVAVLIVVGTGGYRGWLYWQETQAQSAGDKFFEAVRLSEAENYQEAAALYGELESALGGYPALAKLRKATDLANSGQAADALAQFDALSRDAGLTNALKDVAALRAGYLAVDSEDYTGVADRVERLTSDTGPFRAAARELLALSAWKSGEVETAQQWISALEDDPETPAEVSQRVSLLSDVIRASGGAVSPESEGTGQ, from the coding sequence ATGTCTGATATTTTTCGTGAAGTCGATGAAGATATCCGCCAGGAGAAATACCGTCGGCTTTGGGATCGGTTTGGCCCGTGGGTAATCGGTGTCGCAGTTCTGATTGTTGTTGGTACTGGTGGCTATCGCGGTTGGCTCTATTGGCAGGAAACGCAGGCCCAAAGTGCTGGCGACAAGTTCTTTGAAGCCGTTCGGTTGTCCGAGGCCGAAAATTACCAGGAAGCCGCAGCGCTCTATGGAGAACTGGAATCGGCGCTTGGCGGGTATCCGGCTCTTGCAAAACTGCGTAAGGCGACCGACTTGGCAAATTCCGGACAGGCTGCTGATGCTCTGGCGCAATTTGATGCGCTTTCCAGAGATGCCGGCCTGACCAATGCCTTGAAGGATGTTGCTGCTCTGCGAGCAGGTTACCTTGCCGTCGACAGCGAAGATTATACCGGTGTCGCAGATAGGGTTGAGAGACTCACATCCGACACGGGCCCTTTTCGAGCTGCCGCACGCGAACTTCTCGCGCTAAGCGCCTGGAAAAGCGGCGAGGTTGAAACAGCACAACAATGGATTTCTGCGCTTGAGGACGACCCGGAGACACCGGCTGAAGTCAGTCAGCGGGTTTCTTTGTTGAGCGATGTCATTCGTGCCAGCGGTGGCGCTGTATCCCCTGAAAGTGAAGGAACTGGCCAGTGA
- a CDS encoding NnrU family protein yields the protein MAILITGLVLFFAIHVLPMVPATRAGLISKLGENAYKGLFTLISIAGFALIIYGYGVARFEGPPLLYDPPLWLRHVTMLLMVPVFIFLVAAYVPCRIRRALKHPMLVAIKLWALSHLLANGDLASVLLFGTFFLWAVADRISVKRRGPGAGQIAGATAEPGRHTDIVVILIGIVLYGLFVWKLHGWLFGVPIV from the coding sequence ATGGCGATCTTGATAACAGGACTCGTCCTGTTTTTCGCAATACACGTGTTGCCAATGGTTCCTGCCACGCGGGCGGGATTGATCTCGAAACTCGGCGAAAATGCCTACAAGGGCCTCTTCACGCTAATCTCGATTGCCGGCTTCGCACTGATAATTTACGGCTATGGCGTTGCCAGGTTTGAAGGTCCGCCGCTGCTATATGATCCGCCGCTCTGGTTGCGTCATGTGACCATGCTGCTCATGGTGCCGGTCTTCATTTTTCTGGTGGCAGCGTACGTGCCGTGCAGGATCAGACGCGCCTTGAAACACCCGATGCTTGTTGCGATCAAACTCTGGGCGCTCTCACACCTACTCGCAAATGGTGATCTGGCCTCGGTTCTTTTGTTTGGCACTTTCTTTCTCTGGGCAGTCGCAGACCGGATCTCCGTGAAACGTCGCGGGCCTGGTGCGGGGCAAATTGCCGGTGCGACGGCCGAGCCGGGTAGACACACCGACATCGTGGTGATTCTGATCGGCATTGTTCTCTACGGACTTTTTGTCTGGAAGTTGCACGGTTGGCTTTTCGGCGTCCCGATAGTCTGA
- a CDS encoding Gfo/Idh/MocA family protein, whose translation MTDRIGIGIIGCGTISKTYFELAPKFTGLDIRACADLSREAAEIKADDYGIRALTVHDLLLADDIDLIVNLTVPDAHYLVSHEILVHDKHVYSEKPLALTIKDGKALGDLAKKKRLKVGCAPDTFLGGAQQIARKALDDGLIGDVIGGTCHVLSHGKESWHPNPDFFYKSGSGPLVDLGPYYIAALVNLIGPVKRVGALSSSAFNMRTIETGPRSGERIRVETPTTVHSLLEFENEASVTLSASWDVWAHRHPPIEIYGTKGSLFLPDPNRFGGEVEWAGPDGQIKRLDQTGHPFAVANVQQNRTAYANYRSAGLADMVQSILHGGDFRCSLDRALHAVDVMASILKSGETAAFVDIEHSAKRPEPLSAVAANQLLQ comes from the coding sequence GTGACTGACCGAATTGGTATTGGCATCATCGGCTGCGGAACTATCTCAAAAACCTATTTTGAGTTGGCTCCTAAATTTACCGGGCTCGATATACGGGCATGTGCCGATCTGAGCAGGGAAGCTGCCGAGATCAAGGCAGACGATTACGGTATACGTGCTTTGACGGTGCACGATTTGTTGCTGGCTGACGACATCGATCTGATAGTCAATCTCACCGTGCCCGACGCACATTATCTTGTCTCTCATGAGATACTGGTTCACGACAAACACGTTTATTCCGAAAAGCCCTTGGCGCTGACCATCAAGGATGGAAAGGCTTTGGGAGACTTGGCAAAAAAGAAGCGCCTGAAAGTCGGATGTGCACCCGACACATTCCTTGGCGGGGCGCAACAAATAGCCAGAAAGGCACTGGACGACGGGTTGATCGGAGATGTGATTGGCGGCACTTGTCATGTTCTCAGTCATGGCAAGGAAAGCTGGCATCCCAATCCTGACTTTTTCTATAAATCTGGTAGTGGACCCTTAGTTGATCTCGGGCCCTATTATATTGCGGCACTGGTCAATCTAATCGGACCCGTGAAGCGTGTCGGGGCACTTTCGTCCTCCGCCTTCAACATGCGAACCATCGAAACCGGACCGAGGTCTGGCGAACGCATTCGAGTGGAAACACCCACCACTGTCCATTCTCTTCTCGAATTTGAAAATGAAGCATCGGTGACACTGTCGGCCAGTTGGGATGTCTGGGCCCACCGTCACCCTCCCATCGAAATATATGGCACAAAGGGTTCACTCTTTTTGCCGGATCCAAACCGTTTTGGCGGAGAAGTTGAATGGGCAGGGCCCGATGGCCAGATCAAACGTCTGGACCAAACCGGACATCCATTCGCAGTGGCCAACGTGCAGCAAAACAGAACCGCATATGCCAATTATCGGTCAGCCGGCCTTGCCGACATGGTTCAATCCATTCTTCACGGGGGTGACTTCCGTTGCTCCTTAGACCGTGCTTTGCACGCGGTCGATGTCATGGCCTCAATTCTAAAATCTGGCGAAACGGCCGCTTTCGTTGACATTGAGCACTCGGCCAAACGTCCCGAACCTCTGTCCGCGGTCGCCGCAAACCAACTCTTGCAATAG
- a CDS encoding mannose-1-phosphate guanylyltransferase/mannose-6-phosphate isomerase, producing MIYPCILSGGVGTRLWPLSRKDRPKQFLTIFDGDSLFQKTCKRVQAPGFADPIVIGSNSHRFLIGEQLAELGIEAQSILLEPVGRNTAPPALMAAMTAAEADPDALVLLLPSDHLIRKEDDFIAAVLNAGSAARNGAIVTFGITPTEPNTGYGYIKVASGNDPVRPVDAFVEKPDHARAEEFLQAGDYFWNAGIFLYSAKTMIDAFKSLQPELFEDVSAVMKTRHADLDFTRLDTATFEKLDNISIDYAIMEKASNVVCAPVAPEWDDLGSWSAIWTVLDKDADGNSALGDARFLGSKDCLAFADKGLVSVIGLENVMVIATADSVLVAHKDRAQDVKDVVEQLKAEGREEAEKHPRAYKPWGYTERINAGDRFSVQSMLIKPGKQLSLQSHLHRAEHWIVVSGTVEVTINGDKRLLTENQSAYVPLGARHTLTNPGKIPVRMIEVQSGTYLSEDDIIRHDQTSQT from the coding sequence ATGATTTATCCATGCATTCTATCAGGAGGCGTTGGAACGCGCCTTTGGCCCTTGTCGCGCAAGGACAGGCCCAAACAGTTTTTGACCATATTCGATGGTGACAGCCTGTTTCAGAAAACCTGCAAACGGGTTCAGGCGCCCGGCTTTGCAGACCCAATTGTCATCGGGAGCAACAGTCACCGCTTCCTGATCGGAGAACAGCTTGCGGAACTTGGCATTGAAGCCCAGTCCATTCTGCTAGAGCCTGTCGGTCGCAACACCGCCCCCCCTGCCTTAATGGCGGCGATGACTGCGGCGGAAGCCGACCCGGATGCCCTTGTTCTTCTATTGCCATCAGACCACCTGATCCGAAAGGAAGATGACTTTATTGCTGCTGTTCTGAACGCTGGGAGTGCCGCAAGAAACGGTGCAATCGTTACCTTCGGCATTACTCCGACGGAGCCCAATACCGGATACGGTTACATAAAGGTCGCCTCGGGCAATGACCCTGTACGACCAGTGGACGCATTCGTTGAGAAACCCGACCACGCCCGAGCCGAAGAATTCCTGCAGGCTGGCGACTATTTCTGGAACGCGGGTATCTTTCTTTATTCGGCCAAGACGATGATTGATGCGTTCAAGTCGCTGCAGCCAGAGCTTTTTGAAGACGTTAGCGCGGTCATGAAAACACGGCATGCCGACCTTGACTTCACCCGGCTGGACACCGCCACGTTCGAAAAACTCGACAACATTTCGATCGACTACGCGATCATGGAAAAGGCAAGCAATGTCGTTTGCGCTCCTGTTGCACCGGAATGGGATGATCTGGGTTCTTGGTCTGCCATCTGGACAGTTCTGGACAAAGATGCCGATGGCAACTCCGCATTGGGCGACGCAAGGTTTCTCGGTTCCAAGGATTGCCTTGCCTTTGCCGACAAGGGCCTTGTTTCGGTCATCGGCCTTGAAAATGTGATGGTGATTGCAACTGCCGACAGTGTACTTGTTGCACACAAGGACCGCGCTCAAGACGTCAAGGATGTGGTTGAGCAGTTGAAGGCCGAAGGCCGTGAAGAAGCTGAAAAGCACCCTCGCGCTTATAAACCGTGGGGTTATACGGAGCGGATCAACGCGGGAGACAGGTTTTCCGTACAATCAATGCTCATCAAGCCAGGCAAACAACTGAGCCTTCAGAGCCATTTGCACAGAGCAGAGCACTGGATTGTTGTTTCAGGTACGGTGGAAGTCACAATCAATGGCGATAAAAGACTTTTGACGGAAAACCAGTCTGCCTATGTGCCTCTCGGTGCCCGCCACACGCTCACAAATCCGGGCAAAATTCCGGTGCGCATGATCGAAGTGCAGTCTGGAACGTATCTCAGCGAAGACGACATAATTCGCCACGATCAAACATCACAAACTTGA
- a CDS encoding Fur family transcriptional regulator, translating into MSAETHPDLTKNQALVFGSLSDAGGPLTAYAILDQLRGDGFRAPLQVYRALDKLVEYGMVHRLESLNAFVACAHTGCATHGAAAFAICENCGDVSEFTPEKAMDLLRTWTEQQGFQLSRTTIELRGTCKGCASNN; encoded by the coding sequence GTGAGTGCTGAAACGCATCCTGACTTGACCAAGAACCAGGCACTGGTCTTTGGATCTCTATCGGACGCAGGCGGTCCGTTGACAGCTTATGCCATTCTGGATCAGCTGCGCGGCGACGGGTTCCGCGCACCGCTTCAGGTTTACAGAGCGCTGGACAAGCTGGTCGAATACGGCATGGTACACAGGCTGGAAAGCCTCAACGCATTTGTGGCCTGTGCTCATACAGGTTGCGCGACCCACGGGGCTGCAGCGTTCGCTATTTGCGAAAACTGTGGTGATGTGTCTGAATTTACACCGGAAAAGGCAATGGACCTGCTGCGCACCTGGACGGAGCAGCAGGGGTTCCAATTGTCTCGAACCACGATTGAACTGCGCGGCACCTGCAAAGGATGCGCTTCAAACAATTGA
- a CDS encoding PadR family transcriptional regulator, which produces MSVRSLCLAILSFGDATGYEIRKESTEGRFSYFDDASFGSIYPALARLESDGLVTVREEPQAGKPARKVYSITEAGRTEFINSLCEPQAADTFKSPFLLIALNAAQLPPEVIRRALERRKAQVHEELRLLTECENEECRHPGSDWTRNYGIACMNVTLAYLEEHGEALIKIAEDSAEQLAAAE; this is translated from the coding sequence ATGAGTGTGCGCAGCCTCTGTCTTGCGATCCTGTCATTCGGCGATGCCACCGGATATGAAATTCGGAAGGAATCGACCGAGGGGCGGTTCAGCTATTTTGACGATGCGAGTTTCGGGTCGATATATCCTGCACTCGCCCGGCTGGAGTCAGATGGCCTCGTGACTGTGCGCGAAGAACCCCAAGCAGGCAAACCGGCCCGGAAAGTGTACTCAATAACCGAGGCTGGCAGAACAGAGTTCATTAATTCTCTATGTGAACCGCAAGCTGCAGACACTTTCAAATCACCGTTTCTCCTCATTGCCTTGAACGCAGCGCAACTGCCTCCAGAGGTCATTCGTCGCGCTTTGGAGCGCCGCAAGGCCCAGGTGCATGAAGAATTGAGACTTTTGACGGAATGCGAAAATGAGGAATGCCGCCATCCCGGTTCTGATTGGACCCGGAACTATGGCATTGCCTGCATGAATGTCACCCTCGCCTACCTGGAAGAGCATGGCGAGGCCTTGATCAAGATAGCTGAAGACAGCGCCGAGCAGCTTGCGGCTGCCGAGTGA
- a CDS encoding efflux RND transporter periplasmic adaptor subunit produces MRVKLSYILAVALAAGIGIWMSSGSVVVGGVGDGENATPAPAERVAATTGDTFRVQVARLKAQDRQAVLEVRGRTEAEAKVAVRSATTDDVVKRPAREGARVSAGDILCELDSGTREARVLEAKAALAQAELDHSAATQLATKGFTAQTRAAATQALQDAATARLKEAKLELERTIIRSPIDGVIESPMAEVGAQLESGGICATVVNSDPMIAIGQVSEVNIGKITVDMEAEVELVTGETINGVVRYVSPSADPDTRTFRIEIELPNKDGKARDGVTAVSRLPLPVEKAHKISPAILTLNDDGQVGVRTVGEDNKTAFYPVKVLGGETDGLWVGGLPGDVTVIVVGQEYVGDGETVEPVFETAEVSQ; encoded by the coding sequence ATGCGTGTGAAGCTTTCATACATCCTTGCAGTCGCATTGGCGGCTGGTATCGGGATCTGGATGTCGAGTGGCTCTGTAGTGGTCGGAGGTGTCGGCGACGGTGAAAACGCGACACCAGCCCCCGCTGAGAGAGTCGCCGCCACTACCGGCGACACGTTCCGTGTTCAGGTCGCGCGGCTGAAAGCTCAAGACCGGCAGGCCGTCCTTGAAGTTCGTGGCCGGACAGAGGCTGAAGCCAAGGTCGCTGTCAGGTCGGCGACGACGGACGATGTTGTCAAGCGGCCGGCACGCGAAGGCGCGCGAGTTTCTGCTGGCGATATCCTATGCGAGCTGGACAGCGGCACACGCGAAGCACGCGTTCTTGAAGCCAAAGCCGCCCTCGCACAGGCAGAACTGGACCACAGCGCAGCAACGCAATTGGCAACAAAGGGCTTCACGGCGCAGACCCGGGCTGCTGCGACCCAGGCCCTTCAGGACGCAGCGACCGCAAGATTGAAGGAAGCCAAGCTCGAGCTGGAGCGCACGATCATCCGTTCGCCAATTGATGGTGTTATTGAGAGCCCCATGGCTGAAGTTGGTGCGCAGCTTGAAAGTGGAGGCATCTGTGCCACCGTTGTGAATTCCGACCCGATGATCGCGATTGGCCAGGTTTCGGAGGTCAACATCGGCAAGATTACCGTCGACATGGAAGCCGAAGTGGAGTTGGTCACCGGCGAGACGATCAACGGCGTCGTGCGCTACGTCTCTCCGTCTGCCGACCCTGACACCCGGACTTTCCGGATCGAAATCGAGCTTCCCAACAAGGACGGCAAGGCCCGTGACGGTGTCACTGCTGTCAGCCGCCTTCCGCTTCCGGTGGAAAAAGCTCACAAGATTTCACCTGCAATCCTGACCTTAAATGACGATGGGCAGGTCGGTGTGCGTACGGTTGGTGAAGACAACAAAACTGCTTTTTACCCAGTCAAAGTGCTCGGGGGCGAAACTGACGGCCTGTGGGTCGGCGGATTGCCAGGAGACGTTACGGTGATTGTCGTCGGACAGGAATATGTCGGCGATGGTGAAACTGTCGAACCAGTGTTTGAAACTGCGGAGGTCAGCCAGTGA